One part of the Candida albicans SC5314 chromosome R, complete sequence genome encodes these proteins:
- a CDS encoding uncharacterized protein (Ortholog of C. parapsilosis CDC317 : CPAR2_803740, C. dubliniensis CD36 : Cd36_25640, Lodderomyces elongisporus NRLL YB-4239 : LELG_00467 and Candida orthopsilosis Co 90-125 : CORT_0A03760), whose translation MIELVSNSNHDWLSCYIIKLIITSQEELDLEINQFLTTTIVNSQLTLLIILHHEEEEGDNDSITDLQLLNYLQFEIYKQIGNDIIVSIMTITQDSNLSVMLSSQLKQIDDIVKDISKLDLSIALDVVNEEKLIFLMLNIPNLLPYLEEQQGYDEISIEELFENFVKHHNSIKKIMLSNELKEYT comes from the coding sequence ATGATTGAATTGGTTTCTAATTCTAACCATGATTGGTTATCATGTTATATAATTAAACTTATTATCACTAGtcaagaagaattggatttggaaatcaatcaattcttaACAACAACGATTGTCAATTCACAATTaacattattaataatactCCACcatgaagaagaagaaggggATAACGATAGTATTACCGATTTACaacttttaaattatttacaatttgaaatttataaacaaatagGTAATGATATAATTGTATCGATTATGACAATAACTCAAGATTCTAATTTATCGGTAATGTTGTCGTctcaattgaaacaaattgatgatatagTTAAAGATATTCTGAAATTGGATTTATCTATTGCTTTGGATGTTGTAAATGAAgagaaattgatatttttaatgTTGAATATACCTAATTTATTACCATATTTAGAAGAGCAACAAGGATATGATGAAATTTCTATTGAAGaactttttgaaaatttcgTTAAACATCATAATTCcatcaaaaaaatcatgTTATCAAATGAACTAAAAGAATATACGTAG
- the MDH1 gene encoding malate dehydrogenase (Mitochondrial malate dehydrogenase; regulated by Mig1, Tup1, white-opaque switch, phagocytosis; induced in high iron; antigenic during murine and human infection; repressed in Spider biofilms by Bcr1, Tec1, Ndt80, Rob1, Brg1), which produces MVKVAILGAAGGIGQPLSLLTKLNPNVDELALFDVVNVPGVGADLSHINSDSKTQSYLPKDKEDKTALAAALKGSDLVIIPAGVPRKPGMTRDDLFNINASIVQGLAEGIAANSPKAFVLVISNPVNSTVPIVAETLQAKGVYDPARLFGVTTLDIVRANTFISQLFLDQTKPSDFNINVVGGHSGETIVPLYSLGNSKQYYDILSEEQKKELIKRVQFGGDEVVQAKNGAGSATLSMAYAGYRLAESILAAVNGKTDIVECTFLNLDSSIKGASEARKLVKDLDFFSLPVQLGKNGITEVKYDILNQISDDEKKLLEVAIEQLQKNIEKGVSFAKK; this is translated from the coding sequence ATGGTCAAAGTCGCTATTTTAGGAGCTGCTGGTGGTATTGGTCAACCATTATCTTTATTGACCAAATTAAACCCaaatgttgatgaattggCATTATTTGATGTCGTCAATGTTCCAGGAGTTGGTGCTGATTTATCTCATATCAATTCTGATTCTAAAACTCAATCATATTTACCAAAAGATAAAGAAGATAAAACTGCATTAGCTGCTGCATTAAAAGGTTCTGATTTAGTCATTATCCCAGCTGGTGTTCCAAGAAAACCAGGTATGACCAGAGAtgatttattcaatattaATGCATCAATCGTTCAAGGTTTAGCTGAAGGTATTGCTGCCAATTCTCCAAAAGCTTTTGTCTTGGTGATTTCTAATCCAGTCAATTCTACTGTACCAATTGTTGCCGAAACTTTACAAGCTAAAGGTGTTTATGATCCAGCTAGATTATTTGGTGTTACTACTTTGGATATTGTTAGAGCCAATACTTTTATTTCTCAATTATTCCTAGATCAAACTAAACCATctgatttcaatattaatgTTGTTGGTGGCCATTCTGGTGAAACCATTGTTCCATTATATTCATTAGGTAACTCTAAACAATATTATGATATATTATCTGAAGAACAAAAGAAGGAATTAATCAAAAGAGTTCAATTTGGTGGCGATGAAGTTGTTCAAGCCAAGAATGGTGCTGGTTCCGCCACTTTATCCATGGCTTATGCCGGTTATAGATTAGCCGAATCAATTTTAGCTGCTGTTAATGGTAAAActgatattgttgaatgTACTTTCTTGAACTTGGATTCTTCAATTAAAGGTGCTTCTGAAGCTAGAAAATTGGTTAAAGATTtagatttcttttcattaCCAGTTCAATTAGGTAAAAACGGTATTACTGAAGTTAAATATGATAtcttaaatcaaatttctgatgatgaaaagaaattgttagAAGTTGCCATTGAACAATTACAAAagaatattgaaaaaggtGTTTCATTTGCtaagaaataa
- the NTH1 gene encoding alpha,alpha-trehalase NTH1 (Neutral trehalase; hyphal induction in mutant delayed but not reduced overall; not required for virulence in mice; possible regulatory cAMP-dependent phosphorylation at S10,S213; Hap43-repressed gene; Spider biofilm induced), protein MFTKNHRRMSSTSSDDDPFDVAEKYYGEERKKKLNRVRTFSAFESTKYGAGPISPLRPTYEPPPVIKETSEPLSSSSSTSSPPTLTPQTSQVQFNLGVGKTKNGSAIHSDSEEEEEDEDPVSNTKKGEADEKDPFDTTDSKLENENSTPSSITGKEIIPHPTGFRGSSEESAIRRKPSIIPIYHDNISQESVIRNANTPTTYNREKFHLRRGSLDESTFIRPKKYYINDVQGTLRELLANEDTDNNCQITIEDTGPKVLRLGTANSLGINQSSIRGTYRLSNLLQELTIASRFGRHQIVLDEARLSENPVDRMKRLISTSFWNNLTRIITKENIVDMAKDTKIKESWIDDQGKLHENQESHRIYVPYNRKDQYEFFQLIKKQRSDIQLDVQYLPQKIDADYIKSINKKPGLLSIATRPDPQAPDSGSLISWPYVVPGGRFNELYGWDSYMETLGLLTDVKIDPSGNPRNLRHLELARGMAENFIYEIHHYGKILNANRSYYLGRSQPPFLTDMALRIFNKTIEVTPELMDEAIDFLKRATLAAIKEYETIWCAHPRLDDKTGLSCYHPEGKGIPPETEPTHFNALLKPYLAKYNDIDQLDFIEKYNSGEIKEPELDEYFLHDRAVRESGHDTSYRLEGKCAYLATVDLNSLLYKYENDIAFILQSFFNDNLQDPYDDNNSYKIHSSKIWLERSHQRKLNVDKYLWNEQDGIYYDYNVKLQQQTNYESATTFWPLYAKLASSNQAAKLIDQSLHKFEEHGGLVAGTLKSRGEVGLTRPSRQWDYPFGWAPQQILAWIGLVNYGYDGIARRLAYRWLFMMTKSFVDYNGVIVEKYNVTKGAVPHRVDAEYGNQGLDFKGVATEGFGWVNASYVFGLTFLNLYAQRALGSLTPPEIFLRNMHPEQRKQYK, encoded by the coding sequence ATGTTTACGAAGAATCATAGAAGAATGTCATCTACATCAAGTGATGATGACCCATTTGATGTTGCTGAAAAATATTATGGTgaggaaagaaagaaaaaattgaatcgTGTTAGAACATTTAGTGCCTTTGAAAGTACTAAATATGGTGCTGGTCCAATATCACCTCTACGACCCACTTATGAACCACCACCAGTGATTAAAGAAACTTCAGAACcattatcttcatcatcgtcaACATCATCTCCACCGACTTTAACTCCTCAAACTAGTCAAGTTCAATTTAATCTTGGTGTGggtaaaactaaaaatggTTCAGCAATTCATTCTGATTCtgaggaggaggaagaagatgaagaccCAGTTAGTAATACTAAAAAAGGTGAAGCAGACGAAAAGGATCCATTTGATACTACTGATTCtaaattagaaaatgaaaactcAACTCCATCTTCTATTACTGGTAAAGAAATTATTCCTCATCCAACTGGATTTCGTGGATCTTCAGAAGAACTGGCCATTAGAAGGAAACCATCAATTATTCCTATTTATCATGATAATATATCTCAAGAATCGGTTATAAGAAATGCCAATACTCCAACAACTTATAATCGGGAAAAATTCCATTTACGTCGTGGATCATTAGATGAATCAACTTTTATTCGACCCAagaaatattatattaatGATGTTCAAGGAACTCTTAGAGAATTATTAGCTAATGAAGATactgataataattgtCAAATTACCATTGAAGATACTGGCCCCAAAGTTTTACGATTAGGTACAGCCAATTCATTAGGAATTAATCAATCTTCAATTAGAGGTACTTACCGATTAAGTAATTTATTACAAGAATTAACTATTGCTAGTAGATTTGGACGTCATCAAATTGTATTAGATGAGGCAAGATTAAGTGAAAACCCCGTGGATAGAATGAAACGATTAATTTCTACATCATTTTGGAACAATTTAACTAGAATAATTACTAAAGAAAACATTGTTGACATGGCTAAAGATACAAAGATTAAAGAATCTTGGATTGATGATCAAGGTAAATTACATGAAAATCAAGAATCTCATAGAATTTATGTTCCTTATAATCGTAAAGATCAATAtgaatttttccaattgattaaGAAGCAACGTTCAGATATTCAATTGGATGTACAATATTTACCACAGAAAATCGATGCTGAttatattaaatcaatcaataaaaaacCCGggttattatcaattgccACTAGACCTGATCCCCAAGCGCCTGATAGTGGAAGTTTGATTAGTTGGCCCTATGTTGTACCTGGTGGTagatttaatgaattatatgGATGGGATTCATATATGGAAACATTAGGACTATTAACTGATGTCAAAATTGATCCTTCAGGTAATCCACGTAATTTGAGACATTTAGAATTAGCTCGTGGTATGGCGGAGAATTTCATTTATGAAATTCACCATTATGggaaaattttaaatgcTAATCGATCCTATTATTTAGGTCGATCTCAACCACCATTTTTAACTGATATGGCATTAAGAATTTTCAACAAGACTATAGAAGTAACCCCAGAACTCATGGATGAAGCTATAGATTTTTTAAAACGGGCTACATTAGCTGCCATTAAAGAATATGAAACAATTTGGTGTGCCCATCCAAGATTAGATGACAAGACAGGACTTTCATGTTATCATCCAGAAGGTAAAGGGATCCCACCAGAAACTGAACCTACTCATTTCAATGCATTATTAAAACCATATCTTGCCAAatataatgatattgatcaacttgatttcattgaaaaatataattccGGAGAAATTAAAGAACCTGAATTAGATGAATATTTCTTACATGATAGAGCCGTTCGAGAATCTGGTCATGATACAAGTTATAGATTAGAAGGGAAATGTGCTTATTTAGCCActgttgatttgaattcattattatataaatatgaaaatgatattgCCTTTATCTTAcaatcatttttcaatgacaATTTACAAGACCCatatgatgataataacaGCTACAAAATCCATAGTTCGAAAATCTGGTTAGAAAGAAGTCATCAACGGAAATTAAatgttgataaatatttatggAATGAACAAGATGGCATTTATTATGATTATAATGttaaattacaacaacaaacaaattatgAATCAGCAACCACATTTTGGCCTCTTTATGCTAAATTAGCATCATCAAACCAAGCAgcaaaattaattgatcaatcATTAcataaatttgaagaacATGGTGGATTAGTTGCTGGAACATTAAAATCTCGTGGTGAAGTAGGATTAACTCGTCCTTCAAGACAATGGGATTATCCATTTGGTTGGGCCCCACAACAAATTTTGGCATGGATAGGTTTAGTCAATTATGGCTATGATGGAATTGCTCGTCGTTTAGCTTATAGATGGTTATTCATGATGACAAaatcatttgttgattataaTGGAGtcattgttgaaaaatataatgtTACAAAGGGAGCAGTACCTCATAGAGTAGATGCAGAATATGGTAATCAAGGATTGGATTTTAAAGGGGTTGCCACTGAAGGATTTGGTTGGGTTAATGCTTCATATGTATTTGGTTTGacatttttgaatttatatGCTCAAAGAGCTTTAGGTAGTTTGACTCCTCCAGAAATCTTTTTAAGAAATATGCATCCTGAACAACGGaaacaatataaataa